Proteins from one Ipomoea triloba cultivar NCNSP0323 chromosome 1, ASM357664v1 genomic window:
- the LOC116001881 gene encoding uncharacterized protein LOC116001881 codes for MLQWSLDDSAISTLDSPVDLEGFYLMRGSSLKLKIVKLLQGDVETTKWVRLQVNGSEVGSNAKLPANSMEGADTLDDDTFSQNSNIQSHLNLALLGVEEDSVLVSSIEQHISLEDYLRGRWSRSSSLD; via the exons ATGCTACAGTGGTCATTGGATGACAGTGCAATAAGCACTTTGGATTCTCCAGTTGATCTTGAAGGCTTTTATTTGATGAGGGGTTCTTCTCTTAAGTTGAAG ATTGTGAAGCTGCTCCAAGGCGATGTTGAAACAACAAAATGGGTGAGGTTGCAGGTGAATGGCTCAGAGGTCGGTTCCAATGCAAAGCTACCAGCGAATAGTATGGAAGGTGCCGACACATTGGATGATGACACATTTTCGCAGAATTCTAATATACAATCCCACCTCAACCTTGCATTGCTAGGGGTGGAAGAGGATTCTGTGTTGGTCAGCAGCATCGAGCAACATATCTCACTGGAGGACTATTTGCGAGGCAGGTGGAGCCGGTCTTCAAGCCTCGACTGA
- the LOC116001870 gene encoding pentatricopeptide repeat-containing protein At5g62370-like, protein MAKYRSFPHNPLQPLFFSRKIPFTSCPLPLESPPQSATGALPDGPRVMCFSALEQLIRWGLVNSAQKLVQRIIKHSSSVHEAVSAVDFAVSRGVELDIKSYDFLIRKLATCGKARMAEAVYVDFILSRGVEPDHYLLNSMVLCYSKLGKLEEAKSQFDRLVAMEIMPCSAACSEIISEFCAQNRVLEGFNVFLEVCDAEFVLNLRCYNGLVDGLSSRGYIDEALCVYGLMCDKGVPPTVHLLKKLVFMLCRSERVEEAELLSLNMESFGFFLDKVMYTALINGYCLKRSMRMAMRLFYRMLKMGCQPDNYTYNTLMHGFLNLGMFEKIPVLHHHMEELGLKLNVVSYQIMISKCCKVCKVDCALALLNSMIQCNLAPTVYCYTPLLAALYKENRLAEVDQLYNQLFDHGLLPDEVLFFTVVKNHVEGHEINLAHNFVAEIARNGCGIDLSDICSTSSKSADDIMLETDLLLEEIFSRNSGLACVAFNIYMIALCYGGRLEAALLCMDKMSNLSLQPSLPAYNSMIRCLYQKGRGEDAKSLVKVMQDQGLVPSMLTFLIMANEQCKQGDLPSAIGILDKLEDSGMKPSVAIYDSIIGHLIREKRIPEALELFARMREAGTLPDETMFVTMINGLSKNGQAIAAHELFEKMLECGIRPGYRAYTALINGFVKKNMIAKGCLYLDRMLKEGFMPNAALYTALINQFLRKGEIGFVLQLVDLMERSQIEQDMITHVALVSGVCRNIRYISRKRHESQRQFEKAKYMLYHLLCQYTNFSKGKDLNFFFSSRKELKVFALKLINKVNETNFLPNLYLHNGVIAGYCWANNMQGAYHHLDMMIRKGLLPNHVTFTILIDGHIQNGKIDLAVNLFNKMNELGCVPDNIVYNTMIRGFCKAGRLLDALSVSNTMLKKGLSPSKASYENLLQCFCANKLTVHALKILEDMLAHEYIPCGFNLNWLVCILCEEKKCNEAYIVQTLKSRRRILSNKVSKGLLALQLGYC, encoded by the coding sequence ATGGCCAAGTATAGATCCTTTCCACACAATCCACTTCAGCCATTGTTCTTTTCCCGCAAAATACCCTTCACTTCTTGCCCTTTACCTTTAGAATCTCCTCCACAATCTGCTACTGGAGCACTCCCAGATGGCCCAAGAGTCATGTGCTTTTCAGCATTAGAGCAGCTAATTCGATGGGGATTAGTGAATTCCGCACAGAAGCTTGTTCAGAGAATTATAAAGCATTCCTCATCGGTCCATGAAGCCGTTTCTGCTGTTGATTTTGCAGTTTCTAGGGGAGTCGAGCTCGATATCAAGAGTTATGATTTTCTTATCAGAAAACTTGCGACTTGTGGCAAAGCCAGGATGGCAGAGGCAGTTTATGTTGACTTCATTTTGAGCAGAGGAGTTGAGCCGGATCATTATTTATTGAATTCCATGGTTCTTTGTTATTCCAAGTTGGGTAAGTTGGAGGAAGCAAAGTCTCAATTTGATAGACTTGTTGCAATGGAAATTATGCCTTGCAGTGCAGCGTGCAGTGAAATTATTAGTGAGTTTTGTGCACAAAACCGAGTCCTGGAGGGATTTAATGTGTTTCTTGAAGTTTGTGATGCTGAATTTGTACTGAACCTCCGATGCTACAATGGGTTGGTGGATGGGTTGAGCTCAAGAGGGTACATAGATGAGGCACTTTGTGTGTATGGATTAATGTGTGATAAAGGAGTGCCACCCACTGTTCATTTGCTCAAAAAATTGGTTTTCATGCTTTGTCGGAGTGAGCGGGTTGAGGAGGCTGAGTTGTTAAGTTTGAACATGGAATCTTTTGGTTTCTTTCTTGATAAAGTCATGTACACGGCTCTTATCAATGGGTATTGCCTGAAACGAAGTATGAGGATGGCTATGAGATTGTTTTACAGAATGCTGAAAATGGGCTGCCAGCCAGATAATTATACATACAACACATTGATGCATGGTTTTTTGAACTTAGGCATGTTTGAAAAAATTCCTGTGTTGCATCACCATATGGAAGAGCTGGGGTTGAAGCTTAATGTTGTGAGTTACCAAATCATGATTAGCAAGTGTTGCAAGGTTTGTAAAGTTGATTGTGCATTGGCCCTGTTAAATAGTATGATACAGTGCAATTTAGCACCCACTGTATACTGTTACACGCCTTTACTTGCTGCACTTTATAAGGAAAATCGATTAGCAGAAGTTGATCAATTGTATAATCAGTTGTTTGATCATGGACTTCTTCCTGATGAAGTTCTCTTCTTCACTGTAGTAAAAAACCATGTAGAAGGACATGAGATTAATCTGGCTCATAATTTTGTGGCAGAAATTGCTAGAAATGGGTGTGGCATTGACCTCTCAGACATCTGTAGCACCAGTAGTAAATCTGCTGATGACATCATGCTTGAGACTGATCTTCTCCTGGAAGAAATTTTTTCACGAAACTCAGGTTTAGCTTGTGTTGCttttaatatatacatgatTGCACTGTGTTATGGAGGCAGACTTGAGGCTGCTTTGCTATGCATGGATAAAATGTCAAATCTTTCTCTTCAGCCTTCACTCCCAGCTTATAACTCCATGATTAGGTGTCTTTACCAGAAAGGACGAGGAGAGGATGCTAAATCCCTTGTTAAAGTAATGCAAGACCAAGGTCTAGTTCCAAGCATGTTAACATTCTTAATAATGGCGAATGAGCAATGTAAACAGGGTGACTTGCCATCAGCTATTGGGATTTTGGATAAACTAGAAGATAGTGGAATGAAGCCTAGTGTCGCTATATATGACTCTATAATAGGGCATTTGATTAGAGAGAAGAGAATACCGGAAGCATTAGAATTGTTTGCTAGAATGCGTGAGGCTGGAACTCTCCCTGATGAAACTATGTTTGTAACAATGATTAATGGTCTCTCAAAGAATGGACAAGCAATTGCAGCTCATGAACTCTTTGAGAAAATGTTGGAGTGTGGTATTCGACCAGGCTACCGGGCTTACACCGCACTTATAAATGGGTTTGTTAAGAAAAACATGATAGCAAAGGGGTGCCTATATCTTGATAGAATGTTAAAAGAGGGATTTATGCCCAATGCTGCTCTTTATACTGCTCTGATCAACCAATTCTTAAGGAAGGGAGAAATTGGATTTGTGCTTCAGTTAGTTGATTTGATGGAGAGAAGTCAGATTGAGCAAGATATGATAACCCATGTTGCATTGGTTAGTGGTGTTTGCAGAAATATCCGATACATTAGTAGGAAACGGCATGAATCACAAAGACAATTTGAGAAGGCAAAGTATATGCTTTACCATCTACTCTGCCAGTAtactaatttttcaaaagggaaagatctgaatttttttttcagttcaAGGAAAGAACTAAAAGTTTTTGCACTGAAATTGATCAACAAAGTGAATGAAACTAATTTTCTTCCGAACTTATACCTGCATAATGGCGTGATTGCTGGATATTGTTGGGCAAATAATATGCAAGGTGCGTATCATCATCTTGATATGATGATAAGAAAAGGATTGCTTCCCAATCATGTCACTTTTACTATTCTCATTGATGGGCATATTCAGAATGGTAAAATTGATCTTGCTGTTAATCTTTTCAATAAAATGAATGAACTTGGCTGTGTTCCTGATAATATAGTATACAACACAATGATAAGAGGCTTTTGTAAAGCTGGAAGACTTCTTGATGCATTATCAGTCTCAAACACTATGCTTAAGAAAGGGCTCTCCCCTTCTAAAGCATCATATGAAAATCTACTACAGTGTTTTTGTGCAAATAAGCTGACAGTCCATGCTCTCAAGATTCTTGAAGATATGCTTGCCCATGAATATATCCCTTGCGGATTTAATCTTAACTGGTTGGTTTGCATATTATGTGAAGAAAAGAAATGCAATGAAGCTTACATTGTGCAAACTCTAAAGTCAAGGAGAAGAATATTATCAAACAAAGTGTCAAAGGGACTCTTAGCTTTGCAACTGGGATATTGTTAA